In Spinacia oleracea cultivar Varoflay chromosome 5, BTI_SOV_V1, whole genome shotgun sequence, a single window of DNA contains:
- the LOC110783897 gene encoding magnesium transporter MRS2-I, with protein MAMKNITLVSSSWVLFNSEGESKNLELDKYSILRRLRIHARDLRILDPLLSYPSIILGRERAIIVNLEHIKAIITAEEVWLRDPLDENVIPVVQELHRRLAVRGSFLEGLGEEDEQAADFPFEFRALEVMLEAICSYLDARTTDLETAAYPALDELTSKISSRNLDRVRKLKSAMTRLTNRVQKVRDELEQLLDDDEDMGDLYLSRKLSRNCSPVSISCASNWFPTSPAVRSRVSRTSRASGISIHEENDVEELEMLLEAYFMQIDSTMNKLTTLREYIDDTEDYINIQLDNHRNQLIQLELFLISGTLCLSVYSLVAAVFGMNIPYSWKENHEYLFKWVVILAGMASGSVFIWIMTYAGHKGLIGI; from the exons ATGGCAATGAAGAACATTACATTGGTTTCCAGCAGTTGGGTATTGTTCAATTCAGAAGGAGAGAGTAAAAATTTGGAATTGGATAAGTATTCGATTCTTAGACGTTTGAGAATTCATGCTAGGGATTTGAGAATTTTGGATCCTCTGTTGTCGTACCCTTCTATTATTCTGGGTAGAGAAAGAGCTATTATTGTGAATTTGGAG CATATCAAAGCAATTATCACCGCAGAGGAG GTATGGCTTCGGGATCCATTAGATGAAAATGTGATTCCAGTGGTTCAAGAGTTGCATAGAAGGTTGGCTGTCCGAGGTTCCTTTTTGGAAGGGCTTGGGGAGGAGGATGAGCAAGCGGCTG ATTTCCCGTTTGAGTTTCGGGCACTAGAAGTAATGCTAGAAGCAATTTGTAGCTATCTGGATGCTCGTACCACCGATTTGGAAACTGCTGCCTATCCGGCTTTAGATGAGCTTACTTCTAAG ATTAGCAGCCGAAATCTGGATAGAGTGCGTAAATTGAAGAGTGCAATGACCAGGTTGACAAACCGGGTTCAAAAG GTCAGGGATGAACTCGAACAACTCCTTGATGACGATGAAGATATGGGAGATCTTTACCTGTCGAGAAAATTATCGCGTAATTGTTCACCTGTCAGCATCTCTTGTGCCTCAAACTGGTTTCCTACCTCACCTGCCGTCCGTTCAAGGGTATCCAGGACAAGCCGTGCAAGTGGAATATCGATTCATGAGGAAAATGATGTTGAGGAACTTGAGATGCTTCTTGAG GCTTATTTTATGCAAATTGACAGTACGATGAACAAACTGACCACT CTTCGTGAATATATTGACGATACCGAGGACTACATTAATATTCAG CTTGACAACCACAGAAATCAGCTGATTCAG CTCGAGCTTTTCCTTATCTCTGGGACTCTTTGCTTGTCTGTATATTCCTTAGTAGCTGCAGTATTTGGCATGAACATCCCTTACTCATGGAAGGAAAACCATGAATATTTATTCAAATGG GTGGTCATCCTCGCGGGAATGGCAAGTGGATCCGTCTTCATATGGATAATGACTTACGCTGGCCATAAAGGTCTTATTGGGATTTGA